DNA from Streptomyces sp. NBC_01476:
CGACCGAGTGGACCACCGGGTCGGAGAGGTAACGCCGGACCAGCAGGTCGATATTGCGGTCCAGGGTCGCCGAGAAGAGCATCCGCTGCCCCCCGGGCCGTACCTGGTCAAGGAGTTCGGTGACCTGCGGCATGAAGCCCATGTCCGCCATCTGGTCGGCCTCGTCCAGCACCGTGACGGCGACCCGGCCCAGCGCGCAGTCGCCGCGGTCGATGAGGTCCTTGAGCCGTCCCGGGGTGGCGACGACGACCTCGACCCCGCCGCGCAGCGCACTGGACTGGCGGCCGATCGACATACCGCCGACGACCGTGGTCATCCGCAGCCCGAGGCTCCGAGCGTACGGGGTCAGGGCGTCGGTGACCTGCTGGGCCAGCTCCCGGGTCGGGACCAGCACCAGGGCCAGCGGCTGCCGGGGTTCGGCGCGCTGTCCCGCGGTACGGGCCAGCAGCGCGAGACCGAAGGCGAGCGTCTTGCCGGAGCCGGTACGGCCACGGCCCAGCACGTCGCGGCCGGCCAGCGAGTTCGGCAGCGTGGCCGCCTGGATCGGGAACGGTTCGTTCATGCCCAGGCCGGTGAGCGTCTTCAGCACCGGGGACGGCAGGTCCAGTTCGGCGAAGGTCGCGACCGGCGGCAGCGGCGGGGTGATGGTGACCGGCAGGGCGAACTCGCCCTGCACGGCGGAGGGACGGCGTCCGTAACCGCCGGAGCGGTTCGACGACGGGGCGCCGGAGCGGCCGGCCGACCGGCCGCCGCCGTAGCCGCCACTGCGACCGCCGGCCGACCCGCCGGAGCGGGAGTAGCGGTCGTTCTTACGGGAGTAGCGGTCGTCCGAGCGAGCTGTGCGATTCATGCGGAACCTTCCTCGATGCGGCACGTATCGAGGCGTTCCCGGCGGCGGTGAGCCACCCGAGGAGTCGCAAGAGACGGGCCGAGCGAAAGAGCGGGACGGTGCGGGGCGGAAAAGAACGGGCCCCATGTCCCGCGGGGGGAACGGCCTGGCCGGGAAATTCGGCCGGAGCGCCGGATCGTGCCGCACCGGGAAGCGTCCCCGGTGGCGGACTCACGAAAAAACGAGCTGGGGCCCGCACCCATGGTGCGGGCCCCAGCTGTGTAGAACGCGTCAGCGTCAGGCGGGAACGATGTTCTCGGCCTGGGGGCCCTTCTGGCCCTGCGTGACGTCGAAGTTCACCTTCTGGCCTTCCTGAAGCTCACGGAAGCCCTGGGCGGCGATGTTCGAGTAGTGGGCGAAGACGTCAGCGCCGCCGCCGTCCTGCTCGATGAAGCCGAAACCCTTTTCCGCGTTGAACCACTTCACGGTGCCAGATGCCATATTGAATCTCCTTCGGGGCAGTGCCCGGAGCCCGCCGTGTGCGAACTCCGCGTCGCCGCGATGATTGCCCCTCCGGATAAGAAATAACCCGGACATACAAAAGTGCGCTCATCGACGTTGAAATCAACGAGAGCACTTGAAGTCTATGGGAACCACAACTGCAACTGAGAGAAACAGTAGCACGGACCGCGCCGCGAAGCACAACATTGCCCGCGTTTGTGTTGCCGGATCATAAATCCTCATCGCGCATTGCGGTAATTTCTGTGCCTGCGGCGACAGATATTCTCGCGGTCAGGCACCGCTCCCCGTGCCCGCAGAGCCTGCCCCGTCCGCCCCGTCCGCCCCGCCGGCGGGCCTGCGCAGCTCCTCGTTGAGCCGCAGCGCCTCTTCGAGCTGGTCCTCCAGGATGACGATCCGGCAGGCGGCGTCGATCGGCGTGCCGGCGTCGACCAGCTCCCGGGCCCGGGCGGCGATCCGCAGCTGGTAGCGCGAATAGCGCCGGTGCCCGCCCTCGGAGCGCAGCGGCGTGATGAGCCGCGCCTCGCCGATGGCCCGCAGGAAGGCGGGCGTGCTGCCGATCATCTCGGCGGCCCGGCCCATGGTGTACGCGGGATAGTCGTCGTCGTCGAACAGATCGCGGGTGGGCGGGGTGGTTTCCGGGGTCACGTGCACCTCTTCTGGGTCCCGACGAGGTCCAGCACCTTCCGGCAGTGCTCCCGTCCGCGCCGGGGATAACTCCACTGGCTACGGAAGAAATCCTATGCCGTCAGGGGCGGCAACCGCCCGGCTCCCTCCACCACGTCCCCCGTCGGTGTCCGCCCGCGCCGCCCGGATGACGACCCGCATGACGACCCGGATGACGACCGGGCCGGTCATGGGGTGGTCACCAGGCCGCTCAGCGGGTGCTCGCCGGGCCGAGCAGATCGGTGAGGCCGATCCGCTCGTAGAACCGGGTCCTGATCCGGTCGCCGACCTCGTTGACCTCCTCGGCCCCGTCATTGGCGGGGTCGATGTGCACCCGGAAGGGGCGCTCGCCCTTGGGCGTGCCGACCACCCGGACGATGGCCCGGGCGACTTCCTGGGGGTCGGCGTCCGCGGGCGCGAGGGCGGCGAGCTTCTCGGCGACCTGGTCCATGATCCCCGCGTAGTGCTCCTCGTACGCGTCCGCGACCTCCTTGTCCGCCGCGTGACCTGCGTGCGCGAAGTGGTTGGTGCCGGTGGTGAAGGAGCCGGGGACGACGATGGTGGTGTCGATGCCGAAGCGGGCGACCTCGGCCGCGTAGGTGACCGCGAGGGCGTCCTCGGCGGCCTTGGCGGCGAAGTACGGGCCGAGGTAGGGCGGGGTGCCACCGCGGGTGCTGGACGAGCCGACCCAGAGCAGCAGGCCGTCACGCTGAGCCCGCAGGTGCGGCAGCACGGCCCGGTTGACCCGCTGGGTGGAGAGCACGTTGACGTCGTAGATCTCGGCGATCTGCTCAGGGGTGAAGGCTTCCGCCGGGCCGAGGACCATGTGTCCGGCGTTGTGCACGACCACGTCGAGCCGCCCGGCCTCCTTGAGATCAGGTCGACGGCGGCGTCCACCGACGCCTGGTCACTGACGTCCATCTCGACCGCGTGCAGCCGGCCCTTGCCGGCGTCCTCGCCGGCGTAGCCCTCGGCGTCGGCGGCGGCCTGCGCGTTGTGGCCGGTGGTGTCGCGCATTCCGGCGTAGACGGTGTGACCGGCGTCGGCGAGCGCCCGTACGGTCATGGCGCCGAACCCGCTCGACGCCCCGGTCACCACGATGGTCTGGGAGTTCTTCTCGGGCATGGTGCTGCCTGCTTCCGTATCTCGCGTGCGTGCCGTGCGGGTTTCCGCACGGCTGGGACGGCGGAGCCGGACCTCTGGGCTCCGCCGCGGCTCGGCTCGGCCGGCTCGGGTCAGACGACCCCGCCGTTGGCGTAGAGGATCTGTCCGTTCACCCAGCGGGCCGGGCCGGCCAGGAAAGCCACCGCTTCTGCGATGTCCTCGGGAACACCGAGGCGCTCCAGCGGGGACATCGAGGCGAGCTTGTCGATGGCGGCCTGGTCCTTGCCGTGCAGGAAGAGCGAGGTCGCGGTCGGCCCGGGGGCCACCGCGTTGACCGTGATGTCCCGGCCGCGCAGCTCCTTCGCCAGGATCAGCGTCATCGCGTCCACGGCTCCCTTGGTGGCCGCGTAGGCGGTGTAGCCGGTCAGGGCGATCTTCACCACCGAGGAGGAGAAGTTGATCAGCGCCCCGCCCCGGCGCAGCCGCCGGGCGGCCTGCTGGCTCACCACGAAGGTCCCGCGGATGTTGGTGCGGTGCATCCGGTCGAGGTCGTCCAGGGACAGTTCGGTGAGCGGGGAGAGCAGCATGATGCCGGCCGTGTGGACGACCACGTCCACACCGCCGTAGGTCTGCCCGGCCGCCTCGAAGAGCGCGG
Protein-coding regions in this window:
- a CDS encoding DEAD/DEAH box helicase, with amino-acid sequence MNRTARSDDRYSRKNDRYSRSGGSAGGRSGGYGGGRSAGRSGAPSSNRSGGYGRRPSAVQGEFALPVTITPPLPPVATFAELDLPSPVLKTLTGLGMNEPFPIQAATLPNSLAGRDVLGRGRTGSGKTLAFGLALLARTAGQRAEPRQPLALVLVPTRELAQQVTDALTPYARSLGLRMTTVVGGMSIGRQSSALRGGVEVVVATPGRLKDLIDRGDCALGRVAVTVLDEADQMADMGFMPQVTELLDQVRPGGQRMLFSATLDRNIDLLVRRYLSDPVVHSVDASVGTVTAMEHHVLQVHDADKYATITEIAARDGRVLMFLDTKHAVDKLTQHLLKSGVRAAALHGGKSQPQRTRTLAQFKTGHVTVLVATNVAARGIHVDDLDLVVNVDPPADHKDYLHRGGRTARAGESGSVVTLVLPSQRREMARLMAMAGITPQTTPVRSGEAELSRITGAQAPSGVPVTITSPVADRPGRGASSARGRRSRPSQARRRSSFSSAA
- a CDS encoding cold-shock protein is translated as MASGTVKWFNAEKGFGFIEQDGGGADVFAHYSNIAAQGFRELQEGQKVNFDVTQGQKGPQAENIVPA
- a CDS encoding MerR family transcriptional regulator, whose protein sequence is MGRAAEMIGSTPAFLRAIGEARLITPLRSEGGHRRYSRYQLRIAARARELVDAGTPIDAACRIVILEDQLEEALRLNEELRRPAGGADGADGAGSAGTGSGA
- a CDS encoding SDR family oxidoreductase; this encodes MSTSPDTQDPGAATTPRVAIVTGGSGGIGRAVSERLAADGMKVVVHYAGNKDRADEVVGAITGAGGTATALAADVAEESEVAALFEAAGQTYGGVDVVVHTAGIMLLSPLTELSLDDLDRMHRTNIRGTFVVSQQAARRLRRGGALINFSSSVVKIALTGYTAYAATKGAVDAMTLILAKELRGRDITVNAVAPGPTATSLFLHGKDQAAIDKLASMSPLERLGVPEDIAEAVAFLAGPARWVNGQILYANGGVV